The proteins below come from a single Rhizobium lentis genomic window:
- a CDS encoding class I SAM-dependent methyltransferase, giving the protein MREPDMQKLDALVGRLVGDVGAAMSGALVVLGDQVGIFRAMADGKPMSVKDLAAKTGMKERYLREWLSAQAAAEYVSYDEKSDRFSLTPEQAMVFADENSPAFFVGAFEVVQSMWMDEPKVAEAFRTGKGLGWHEHSACLFRGTERFFRPGYNSHLVNEWIPALSGVEEKLKAGANVADVGCGHGASTILMAQAYPASRFTGFDYHGPSIEKAKAAAKDAGVADRVTFEQGSAAEFPGRGYDMVAMFDCLHDMGDPVGAGRHVKETLGPNGIWLIVEPFAHDHLKDNLNPVGRVYYGASTMICTPASLSQEVGLGLGAQAGEMKLRKVALDAGFTHFRRATETPFNMVFEVRA; this is encoded by the coding sequence ATGCGTGAGCCAGATATGCAGAAACTCGATGCGCTTGTTGGTCGGCTTGTCGGCGACGTCGGCGCGGCGATGTCAGGCGCCTTGGTGGTGCTCGGCGATCAGGTGGGAATCTTCAGGGCGATGGCCGACGGAAAACCCATGAGCGTCAAGGACCTTGCCGCGAAGACGGGGATGAAGGAGCGCTATCTCAGGGAGTGGCTGAGTGCCCAGGCGGCCGCGGAGTATGTCAGCTACGACGAAAAGTCGGATCGTTTCAGCCTGACGCCGGAACAGGCGATGGTCTTCGCCGATGAAAACAGCCCCGCCTTCTTCGTGGGCGCTTTCGAGGTCGTCCAATCCATGTGGATGGACGAGCCCAAAGTCGCCGAAGCCTTCCGCACCGGCAAAGGTCTCGGCTGGCACGAACACAGCGCCTGCTTGTTCCGGGGAACCGAACGGTTCTTCCGGCCGGGCTACAACAGCCATCTCGTCAACGAATGGATTCCGGCTCTTTCGGGAGTGGAGGAAAAGCTCAAGGCCGGCGCCAACGTCGCCGATGTTGGCTGCGGTCACGGCGCCTCGACCATCCTGATGGCGCAGGCCTATCCTGCCTCCCGCTTTACCGGTTTCGACTATCACGGTCCGTCGATCGAGAAAGCAAAGGCCGCCGCCAAAGATGCCGGTGTTGCCGATCGCGTGACCTTTGAGCAGGGCTCGGCGGCGGAATTTCCGGGGCGCGGCTACGATATGGTCGCCATGTTCGACTGCCTGCACGACATGGGCGATCCGGTCGGCGCCGGCCGGCATGTCAAGGAAACGCTTGGTCCAAACGGGATCTGGCTGATCGTCGAACCCTTTGCCCATGACCATCTGAAAGACAATCTCAATCCGGTCGGCCGCGTCTATTACGGCGCATCGACGATGATCTGCACGCCTGCATCACTATCCCAGGAGGTGGGGCTCGGGCTCGGCGCCCAGGCGGGAGAAATGAAGCTGCGGAAGGTCGCGCTCGACGCCGGCTTCACGCATTTCCGCCGCGCAACGGAAACGCCGTTCAACATGGTGTTCGAGGTCCGGGCGTGA